Below is a window of Helicobacter sp. MIT 05-5293 DNA.
CCCTTTTTGCAATGATAATTTGTTCAGCTTGTAGAATATAATCTTTTTTTATCTCTTCTCGTCTATCAGCAATCAGTTTTTTACTCATTTTTTGGGTTGCCTTGACAGAATCTTCCCAAATTTCTAAAAGCCCATTAATGGCTTGTTTTTTGCCTATCTCTTTGCAAGCCTCTTTAAATGTGATAAAAGTTTTAGGCGATTCACCCCCAACAATCGCTCGCAATTTAACAATCTCATTTTCGGCAAAATTGCGCATATTCCAAGAAGTATCACTCCTGCAAATGCCCACAGCAAAGTTATACAACATCTGCCCTCCACATTCGCTATGCACAACCTCGGGGTGAAACTGCAACGCATAAATCTTGCGTTTAAAATCTGCAATCGCACAATAATGCGTATTGCCACTTTTTGCAAGCTCGACAAAGCCTTTTGGAATACTCTCTACCTTATCAGCGTGGCTCATCCATACAATAGAATCTTGCTTCACACCCGCAAAGATTCCACTTTCTTTTTGGTTGTTCCAAGCATTTTTTTCAAGCTTAAAAACAAGATGATTGAGTTCTTTGCCTTGATAGTGCTTGATAAACTCATCTATTTTGTGCATTCCAAGTTTTTTTGCAACCTTTTGAGACGCTAAATTATCTTCTTTGACTAAGCAATAAATCTCATCTAGCTTCAATATCTCAAACGCATATTCCAAACAAGCCTTTGCGCACTCATTAGCCAGCCCTTGCCCCCAAAAATGATGGTCAAGAATATAGCCAATCTCAATGATTTTTTGTGATTCTTGCTTGTTTTTATCCAAATAAATTGTCGTGCAATCTAGCCCAGCATTGCCAATAATCTTGCCGCTTTTTTTATCGATAATTGCCCAGATTCCAAAGCCATATTTATCATAATTTGCAACTTGTTTGTCTAGCCATTCTTGGCTTTCTTGTCGTGTAAATCCATGCCCCCAAGCGTACATTGTTTTTTCATCACTCAATATCAAATGCAAAGCATCAAAATCTGCTTGGGTATAGGGGCGCAAAAAGGTGCGATTGGTTTCAATCAGCCCTTTAGAATCTGCAAATTTTTCTAAAAAAACTGCCTTAATCGGAAAGCCTTTAGGCTGCTCAACCTTAAAGCGCACAAAGCCCAATTTTTCATAAAGTGCAATATTTTCAAAGCTTCTTTCGCTCGTAAAAAGCTCATATCGTTTTGCAGGGAGCTTGGCACAAAGTGTGTGAATCAGCGCACTTGCAATGCCTTTTTTGCGATATTTAGGATTCACAAAAAGTTTGCGAAGATAGGTTGAATCTTCTTGAGTAAATCCCCGCACAGAACCGACAATCTCGCCACTTTCAAGTGTGCATTTAAAAAATATTTGCTCCTTAAAATCTTTTTCTATACTTTGCAAATCTTGAATTAGCGGTTCAATATCCATTTTGCCAATTCTCTTTGCCTCATCAGCAAAAGCGGTATGTTGCAGGGCAAGAATTGCTTCTAAATCTTGTTTTTGTGCGACTTCTATGTGATATTTTAAGTGATTATCTTGCAAAGTTTTAGCAAAACTATCAGCCTGCACCGCTAAATGCACAATCGGAAAATCTCTCCCCATAGAATCTTTAGGGTTTTTACCTACAATCTCAAAACCAAGATGTTGATAGAATCCTAACCCTTGTGGGTTTTGTTCATTACAATCCACTTTAATGCTTGGATAATCTTTTAAAAATCTTTTAAATGCTTCATTGATTAACGCCTTGCCCACACCTTTTTTAAACGCATTGGGCGCAACAAAAAGCATTTCGATTTGGTTTTTTTCTATTCCAATAAAGCCCAAAAACTCATCTTGATTTTTGGCAATGATAATCTTTTGAGAGCTTTGAAACGCCTTTTTAACTTCGGGGCGAATTTCTCTAATATCTTTTTCGCTCAAAAACAAGTGGCTTGCGCGCACAGAATCTTCCCACAAATCTACCAATATTTTTAAATTTTGCGGAGACTTTTGATGATTAAAAAGTTCAAAATTTATGGTTGGTTTGGATTCTAAAATCTCTAGCACCGCCTTGCCAAACTCTTGTGCATCCGCGCGTATCACCCGCCCGCCAAAAAAATCAGCGATATATTGCATACCATAGCAGATACCAAGAATGGGGATTCCAAGCGAAAAAATCGCACTATCGGGCTTATAAGCATCTTTTTCATACACGCTTGCGGGTCCGCCGCTTAAAATAATGCCTTTGGGGTTTTTGGCTCGTATGGATTCTATGCTTTCAAAATACGGCACAATCTCGGTATAAACACCATATTCGCGCAATCTCCGCGCAATGAGTTGCGTGTATTGAGAGCCAAAGTCTAAGACAAGGATTTGAGGATTATTCATTGCTAAATGTCCTTTGTAGTGAAAAATACAAGTTTTGGTTGAGATGATTGAAACAATCAATGAGAACAAAATTCTTGTTTGATTTTGTATTATATCGAAAAACTTATTAGAGAAATCCTTGTATTGAAAACAGTAGAATTAATGTGTTTTGAGAATCTTAAATAGCTTTTAAGAATAGATTGTTTATAAGGATTTGGATTTTGCTTACCGCGCTCCCGTAGGAGCAGCGGCGTAAAGTATTAGGATTCTTTAAAGGATTGTTTGAAACCAAACCAAGCAGATAGAGAGACCACACCAAAGAAGAGCACCATAAAGGCAAACATAAAGCCGATAGCAAATCCTCCAATTGCAGGATAAATGATAAAAATCACTGAAGCAATGATGCTTAAAATTGAAGCAATTAACACCCACACCCAGCTTTGCTCTTTCTTTTTGAGTTCAAACGCATAGCCAACGCCTAAGATTCCCTTAAACATACTCATAAACGCAACAAATGCAATCAGCGTTAAGCTTGTAATATCAACACCTATGGCAAAGAAGATGATTGCAAATAAAAAGCTTAGAATCGCATCAATGATGAGCAAACGCACACCATCGGGGTCTTTGTCTTTGAAAGAGAAATAGTAGGCGACATTGACAATTGCTCCAAAAAGCAATAAAAAAGGTAAAAATACGACCAATGAGGCAAAGACTTCAAGCGGTATCAGTAATCCTAATGCACCTACAACAATAGTCAGCACAGAAAAAATCAACCATAAAATACTAGATAATGTTTTCATTTTAATCCTTAATAATGATAAAAAGATATGCCTTATATGACAAATGATTGATATTCATTGTTCATAAATTGAGCATTTGTATTGTAATGCAAAATATTAACGATAGAGATATTTTTTATAGATTCTTTAAAAAATTTAGTGCTAATGTTTTATGGATATGAGAATCTATAGAGCAAAATGAGAGATGATGCAAAGTTAAGCAAGCTTTTACATGAATCTATGGTAATATTTAGGCTTTAAAAATTATTTAGGGAGTTTGGAAAATGCTTACATTTTCGTTGGTTGTTTTAGTATTAGGCGTAGCAGTTGTTTTTTATGGTGTAAGAATTATTTCGCAAACAGATGTAGCGATTGTGGAGCGTTTGGGAAAATTTCACAGAGTCTTAGAGGGAGGATTTCATATTATTATCCCTGTGATTGATCGCATCAGTGCAAAAGTAACCGTGCGAGAGCAAATCATTGACATTAAGCGTCAGCAAGTAATTACAAAAGATAATGTGAATATCAATATTGATGGGATTGTCTTTTTGAAAGTCTTTGATGCTAAGGCAGCAGTGTATAGTGTGAGTGATTACAAACAAGCAATTGCGAATCTTGCAACAACAACTCTTCGAGGGGAAATAGGGAGAATCAGCCTTGATGATTCGCTCTCTAGCCGCGATCAGCTTAACGCCGCACTACAAGTTGCGCTCGGTGATGCAGCGAATAACTGGGGTGTAAAAATTATGCGTGTGGAGATTAGCGATATTTCTGTGCCAAATGATATTGAGAAGGCAATGAATCTCCAAATGAAAGCAGAGCGAGAAAAACGAGCGATTGAGCTTAAGGCTCAAGCTGAAAAGGAAGCTTTGATCCGTAATGCAGAAGCCCTCAAACAAGAGAAAGTTTTGCAAGCTGAAGCGATTGAAAGAATGGCTGATGCGAGGAAATATGAGCAAATTGCACTTGCGCAAGGTCAAAGTGATGCGATGCAATTGATTGCTATGCAAATGGAGAAAAGCGCGCTTTCAGCGGAGTTTTTACTTGCTAAAGAGCGGATTCTCGCGTTTAATGAAATGGCAAAGAATCCAAGCAAAGATAAGGTTATCGTGCCTTATGAAGTCAATGAATTTATCGGTAGCTTGAGTGTGATTAGTGATTTTCTGGCGCATAAATCAAAAGCCTAGAATCATCTTGAAAGCGAGCAAAGGAGAATTTGTTTTATGTCATTTTGGATTCTTTTAAGCATAGGTGTTGTGCTAGTTGTCGCCGAGATGTTTTCGGGGTCATTCTTTTTATTGTTTGTGGGCTTTGGTTTTGTGCTTACAGGTATTTTAGAGTGGTTGATAGGATTTGAAAATCTCGGTATGAATCCAATTTTTATACAAACTGCATTGATTTGTCTTATCTCGATTTTATCTTTAATCTTTATTAAGCCTTCAATCAAGCGTTTGTTGCAGAAGTCTGAAGAATACAAAGAGGATTTTTTAGATGAGCAAGGCGAGGGTGAAATCAAGCAAGGAATGGTATATTTTAAAGGCACTTTATGGAGTTTTGAGGGTGATAGGCATTATGATGAAGGGCAAAAGGTGCGTGTTAAAGGGGTCAAAAATAATCATCTTATCCTCGAATAGAATTAGGTATTTGCAATGATGATTAAATATATCCATTTATTTCTTTTTCTTGCGACATTTGCTCACGCATTCTCTCCTTATTCTAAACATACCTTGAGTTTGACACACGAAAATGATGCTTTCATTGCAGATTCTCCTGATCGCTACTATACATCGGGGTTAGGTTTGATTTATAGCTCTTCAGAAATGGATTTGCAAAATAATCAAAAATGTAAAAATGATATTTGCAAACCCTACAAATTACACTTTTTGACTTATATTGATCCTTTATTGTGGGCGAAAAAGCATCGGACAAAATTTACACGCTATCAAGTTGGATTAACGCAAAAGCTTTTTACACCTTCGAGTAATTCCAAAGAATTTGCGCGAGACGATCGTCCTTTTTCTGGAATCTTGACAGGATTTTTTAGTGTGCAACATCGGAGAGAGAATTCTTTAGAAGACATTAGTCTTTCTTTAGGCGTGGTGGGGAAAAATGCACTAGGCAAACAAACACAAAATGGCGTTCATCATCTTATCGATGTGGCTTCTTGGGAGTGGAATAATCAGATTCCTAATGATATTTTTATACTGCTTTCTTATGATTATTTGCATCGATTCTATCTTTTTGATACTCCATTTGTCAGTATGGATATTGCACCTTTTGGAGGATTTGAGCTAGGCAACTACAATGCTAATATGTCAGTAGGAAGTTATGTGCGTGTGGGTTATCATTTGAGTGAATCATTATTGCCTT
It encodes the following:
- a CDS encoding stomatin-like protein — encoded protein: MLTFSLVVLVLGVAVVFYGVRIISQTDVAIVERLGKFHRVLEGGFHIIIPVIDRISAKVTVREQIIDIKRQQVITKDNVNINIDGIVFLKVFDAKAAVYSVSDYKQAIANLATTTLRGEIGRISLDDSLSSRDQLNAALQVALGDAANNWGVKIMRVEISDISVPNDIEKAMNLQMKAEREKRAIELKAQAEKEALIRNAEALKQEKVLQAEAIERMADARKYEQIALAQGQSDAMQLIAMQMEKSALSAEFLLAKERILAFNEMAKNPSKDKVIVPYEVNEFIGSLSVISDFLAHKSKA
- a CDS encoding lipid A deacylase LpxR family protein: MMIKYIHLFLFLATFAHAFSPYSKHTLSLTHENDAFIADSPDRYYTSGLGLIYSSSEMDLQNNQKCKNDICKPYKLHFLTYIDPLLWAKKHRTKFTRYQVGLTQKLFTPSSNSKEFARDDRPFSGILTGFFSVQHRRENSLEDISLSLGVVGKNALGKQTQNGVHHLIDVASWEWNNQIPNDIFILLSYDYLHRFYLFDTPFVSMDIAPFGGFELGNYNANMSVGSYVRVGYHLSESLLPSRLHHGIPSASIGNGLYIYAFGSVRGLGIGYNRLITGVTSSFNDVSIRHLNYAFEWGVAVGWKGFSVIFSRIYQGKEFEKQPKFNPYGSLTLSIAF
- a CDS encoding NfeD family protein produces the protein MSFWILLSIGVVLVVAEMFSGSFFLLFVGFGFVLTGILEWLIGFENLGMNPIFIQTALICLISILSLIFIKPSIKRLLQKSEEYKEDFLDEQGEGEIKQGMVYFKGTLWSFEGDRHYDEGQKVRVKGVKNNHLILE
- a CDS encoding DUF308 domain-containing protein; the encoded protein is MKTLSSILWLIFSVLTIVVGALGLLIPLEVFASLVVFLPFLLLFGAIVNVAYYFSFKDKDPDGVRLLIIDAILSFLFAIIFFAIGVDITSLTLIAFVAFMSMFKGILGVGYAFELKKKEQSWVWVLIASILSIIASVIFIIYPAIGGFAIGFMFAFMVLFFGVVSLSAWFGFKQSFKES
- the guaA gene encoding glutamine-hydrolyzing GMP synthase gives rise to the protein MNNPQILVLDFGSQYTQLIARRLREYGVYTEIVPYFESIESIRAKNPKGIILSGGPASVYEKDAYKPDSAIFSLGIPILGICYGMQYIADFFGGRVIRADAQEFGKAVLEILESKPTINFELFNHQKSPQNLKILVDLWEDSVRASHLFLSEKDIREIRPEVKKAFQSSQKIIIAKNQDEFLGFIGIEKNQIEMLFVAPNAFKKGVGKALINEAFKRFLKDYPSIKVDCNEQNPQGLGFYQHLGFEIVGKNPKDSMGRDFPIVHLAVQADSFAKTLQDNHLKYHIEVAQKQDLEAILALQHTAFADEAKRIGKMDIEPLIQDLQSIEKDFKEQIFFKCTLESGEIVGSVRGFTQEDSTYLRKLFVNPKYRKKGIASALIHTLCAKLPAKRYELFTSERSFENIALYEKLGFVRFKVEQPKGFPIKAVFLEKFADSKGLIETNRTFLRPYTQADFDALHLILSDEKTMYAWGHGFTRQESQEWLDKQVANYDKYGFGIWAIIDKKSGKIIGNAGLDCTTIYLDKNKQESQKIIEIGYILDHHFWGQGLANECAKACLEYAFEILKLDEIYCLVKEDNLASQKVAKKLGMHKIDEFIKHYQGKELNHLVFKLEKNAWNNQKESGIFAGVKQDSIVWMSHADKVESIPKGFVELAKSGNTHYCAIADFKRKIYALQFHPEVVHSECGGQMLYNFAVGICRSDTSWNMRNFAENEIVKLRAIVGGESPKTFITFKEACKEIGKKQAINGLLEIWEDSVKATQKMSKKLIADRREEIKKDYILQAEQIIIAKRGKKWLGFIATKGNEITLLFVNPQYFRQKVGISLLKFAFVQYLKDYPQIMLNSREWAVGYYVKLGFAKIAEPFLAGDTGKIWLTPLRIEKEVLQKSLGLGVGEKLETKRCAWATDKDKKACKLYEDYHDNEWGVPLHDDNKLFELLVLEAMQAGLSWITILKKREAFRVAFDNFDPKIVANYDERKINELLQNEGIIRNRAKIEAAIANAKLFLEIQNEFGSFDSYIWGFVGGKPIINAFEKISDLPASTPLSDKIAKDLKKRGFKFVGTTIMYAYMQSAGIVNDHLTSCFKHSACSDLSLTQDTKIAKDEVLDSVGAKKNANLKIENSKIVDSSNDYASVESVNGEVFLDGFCGCAEANNEIEHKVYRGNEPQTLQNTLKRQANKVLCAVSGGVDSSVVAALLYRAIGENLIPVFVDTGLLRKGEREAVEKMFRENLKVPLITADASELFLQRLKGVIDPEKKRKIIGETFIEVFEKEAKKHNQKGEIKFLAQGTLYPDVIESVSVKGPSKTIKSHHNVGGLPEWMKFELIEPLRELFKDEVRALGKELGMPESMLMRHPFPGPGLAIRIMGEVNKKDLDLLREADSIFIEELQNQGLYDKVWQAFCVLLNVRSVGVMGDNRTYDNTICVRAVEAIDGMTATFAHLPHDFLESVSNRIINEVEGINRVVYDITSKPPGTIEWE